CCTATTGCCTTGGCATTGTTACCCAGGAAGGATTGGTGATGGCCGCCGATTCGCGCACCAATGCCGGTGTTGATAATGTTTCCACTTATAAAAAGTTATTTGACTTTTCCTTACCGGGCGATCGAGTCGTTGTTGTTTGCACCTCCGGGAATTTATCTCTCACCCAATCTGTTATTAGCCATCTTGAACAGGATTTAAAAAATCAAGCCAGCATCACGCTCCACTCCCTCGCTAGCATGTATGACCTGGCCCATTATGTGGGTCAAACCCTCCGAAAAATTCACCAAGAACATGCCGAGTGGCTCCGCAAAGACAATGTGGATTTTTCGGGAAACCTGCTCTTGGGGGGGCAAATTCGTGATGAAAACCCCCAGCTATTTTTGATTTATAACCAAGGCAATTTTATCCATGCCACGGTGGAAACCCCATTTCTGCAAATTGGAGAAACCAAGTATGGAAAGCCCATCCTCGATCGCACCGTTAGCTTCAACACACCCCTCAACTCAGCAGCAAAGTGTGCGTTGCTGTCCCTAGACTCCACCATGAAGTCCAATATTTCCGTTGGCCCCCCGATCAACATGGTGATGTATCGCAAAGACTCCTTTGAAATTCGCCATCGGCTGCGGCTACCGGCGGGCGATCCTTACCTAGCCAAAGTAGGTCAAGAATGGGCTGCTTCTTTGCGCAAGGCCTTTGATCAAATGCCCGATTTGGAGTGGGAATATACCAACTAATCCAACTCATTACAACTCATTCTCATCACAACTCATTGAAGACAAGGGGCTTCAAGCCCCTTGCTCCCAAGACTGCTGACCCTTCA
The window above is part of the Limnothrix sp. FACHB-406 genome. Proteins encoded here:
- a CDS encoding proteasome-type protease; this translates as MTYCLGIVTQEGLVMAADSRTNAGVDNVSTYKKLFDFSLPGDRVVVVCTSGNLSLTQSVISHLEQDLKNQASITLHSLASMYDLAHYVGQTLRKIHQEHAEWLRKDNVDFSGNLLLGGQIRDENPQLFLIYNQGNFIHATVETPFLQIGETKYGKPILDRTVSFNTPLNSAAKCALLSLDSTMKSNISVGPPINMVMYRKDSFEIRHRLRLPAGDPYLAKVGQEWAASLRKAFDQMPDLEWEYTN